The following proteins are co-located in the Sphingomonas panacis genome:
- a CDS encoding sigma-70 family RNA polymerase sigma factor, giving the protein MLNWLTGRAECHARASDLVQETFCRLAAQSDLALHSHPRRYLATVARRLLIDDVRRQTSERCFLEAFALHTGNAAQPGPDRIAQAVQELAALAELLGALPERVRRAFLMSRVDGIPYAEIGAEFGVSVSMVKQYVARAFAHCYLVTHECPD; this is encoded by the coding sequence TTGCTGAACTGGCTGACGGGCCGTGCGGAATGTCACGCGCGTGCCAGCGATCTGGTGCAGGAAACCTTCTGCCGCCTTGCCGCGCAGAGTGATCTGGCGCTGCATTCGCATCCGCGTCGCTATCTGGCGACCGTCGCGCGACGGCTTTTGATCGATGATGTCCGGCGTCAGACGTCGGAACGCTGTTTCCTGGAGGCGTTCGCTCTCCACACTGGCAATGCGGCGCAGCCCGGGCCCGACCGGATCGCGCAGGCGGTACAGGAACTGGCCGCGCTGGCGGAGTTGCTCGGCGCGTTGCCCGAGCGCGTGCGCCGCGCTTTCTTGATGAGCAGGGTCGATGGCATCCCCTATGCGGAGATCGGCGCCGAGTTCGGCGTCTCGGTGAGCATGGTGAAACAATATGTCGCACGCGCGTTCGCGCATTGTTACCTGGTCACGCATGAATGCCCCGACTGA
- a CDS encoding FecR family protein: MNAPTDPVEPTRAVIEEAALWQARLGYEESDAAERARFDRWMNAHPSHRVAFDRMSRIAGRVAQQDAVSQTALDTMLTKRPRRGGLLAILLLGGAGLLGWSAMRSPIVRVHIADARTARGEVRSVRLATADRVTLDSDSAIDVDESRRSVRLWRGGVMAEVRHGDPREFVVRTSQGTARALGTAFTVRIDGDGTIVAVIKSRVKACADEGARRCLTLSPGQVARLDSAGAHQLADVDPVAEAAWSEGLLIAEDLPLAQVIDRLNRYRKTPIRFRAAELEGLSLSGAFPITDGDRALASISAALPVMVERESDRITVRRR; the protein is encoded by the coding sequence ATGAATGCCCCGACTGATCCTGTCGAACCCACCCGCGCCGTCATAGAAGAGGCCGCCCTGTGGCAGGCGCGGCTCGGCTATGAAGAGAGCGATGCCGCCGAACGGGCGCGGTTCGATCGCTGGATGAATGCGCATCCGTCGCACCGCGTGGCGTTCGACAGGATGAGCCGGATCGCCGGGCGCGTCGCGCAACAGGACGCGGTCAGCCAGACCGCGCTCGATACCATGTTGACGAAGCGGCCGCGCCGCGGCGGTCTACTTGCGATCCTGCTGCTTGGCGGGGCGGGTCTTCTCGGCTGGTCGGCGATGCGAAGCCCGATCGTCCGCGTTCACATCGCCGACGCGCGAACCGCGCGCGGTGAAGTGCGATCGGTGCGGCTCGCGACGGCGGATCGCGTAACCCTGGACAGCGACAGCGCGATCGACGTGGACGAATCTCGGCGCTCGGTGCGGCTGTGGCGTGGCGGCGTCATGGCCGAGGTGAGGCACGGCGATCCGCGCGAATTCGTCGTGCGCACGTCGCAGGGGACGGCGCGTGCGCTCGGCACCGCGTTCACCGTGCGGATCGACGGCGACGGGACAATCGTCGCCGTTATCAAATCCCGCGTAAAGGCGTGCGCCGACGAGGGCGCCCGCAGGTGTCTGACGCTAAGCCCCGGCCAGGTGGCACGGCTCGACAGTGCGGGCGCGCACCAGCTCGCCGATGTCGATCCTGTGGCCGAGGCCGCATGGAGCGAGGGGTTGCTGATCGCGGAAGACCTGCCGCTTGCCCAAGTGATCGACCGGCTCAACCGATACCGGAAAACGCCCATTCGATTCCGGGCTGCGGAGCTGGAAGGACTCAGCCTGTCGGGCGCCTTCCCGATCACCGATGGCGATCGCGCTCTTGCCAGCATCAGTGCCGCGCTGCCCGTGATGGTGGAGCGAGAGTCCGACCGGATCACGGTTCGTCGTCGCTGA
- a CDS encoding TonB-dependent siderophore receptor produces MTNRFLRCASALLCCAVIPVLPAAAQTPNAARAFDLPTEPLARALVRFTRASGVIVVADASLMRGKRSGSVQGDLNPKAALDQMLHGTGLEARPDGRGGYGLVRTEQTVSPAASATVDPMQAEILVFGRLTRDTALSIPQTVDVIDSQLIQSSNSDTVGDALRFVPGASRDGSTLDAFGDTYLIRGFLANQTINGIAVSTMRQPRDSIGIERIEVLKGPASVLYGQLQPGAVVNVVTKQPKREWAGSASVSYGRYDDFRGTVDLTGPVTKGGALRFRVTGAYDDADSFIDYWHRRHVFVAPVLAVDAGDATTVTLEGMYSRNRLNGFFNGLPAEGTVLPNPNGRFARALTLTDPTFRPSIRDDSDITARVEHAFSDRIRWRTALSWMHEYRDEEGVLGLLGWADDTQRTLSRAVLASVSSGNTWTAHTDLGVGFETGPFSHDLVAGGEYTWFDRHTTGATSLAPDLDLFAPTHQMTARPTTTLIPSRSTTNDESTRTAGLFAQDRVALTDQIKLIAGVRWSDYRQTVVSTRGRAAALTRDQSQTAWTTQFGLLYTPTPSISLFANRTTSFLPVQGIRASGEALKPETGTQYEVGAKAVLLGGAFALNGSLFHLKRGDVAVADRVSPGFLVAIGEQVAKGFELSATGRPIDGLTLYAGYAYMDAKTTEDNDAALIGKRIRNTPEHSVVLRGDYDVRTGPLVGVSFGGSATYTGDRAADIENSFSLPSYWRIDAQIGYAVTRNVKLGASLENLTDERYYSNAYSLFEVWPGAPRTWRVNLTTKF; encoded by the coding sequence ATGACCAATCGCTTCCTGCGCTGCGCGAGCGCTCTGCTCTGCTGCGCTGTCATTCCGGTTCTGCCCGCCGCGGCGCAGACGCCGAACGCCGCGCGCGCCTTCGACCTGCCGACGGAACCGCTGGCGCGCGCGCTGGTGCGCTTCACGCGCGCGTCCGGCGTGATCGTCGTGGCGGATGCGAGCCTGATGCGGGGCAAGCGGAGCGGTAGCGTGCAGGGCGACCTGAACCCCAAGGCAGCGCTCGATCAGATGCTGCATGGCACCGGGCTTGAAGCGAGGCCGGACGGCCGGGGCGGTTACGGTCTTGTGCGGACCGAACAAACGGTATCGCCGGCCGCGAGCGCGACCGTCGATCCCATGCAGGCGGAGATCCTCGTGTTCGGGCGCCTCACGCGCGACACCGCGCTCAGCATTCCGCAGACCGTCGATGTCATAGACAGCCAGTTGATCCAATCCAGCAACAGCGACACGGTGGGCGATGCGCTTCGCTTCGTACCAGGCGCGTCCCGCGACGGATCGACGCTCGATGCGTTTGGCGACACCTATCTGATCCGCGGCTTCCTCGCGAACCAGACCATCAACGGCATCGCGGTTTCCACGATGCGGCAGCCGCGCGACAGCATCGGCATCGAACGGATCGAAGTCTTGAAAGGGCCGGCCTCGGTCCTCTACGGCCAGCTTCAGCCCGGCGCGGTCGTCAATGTCGTCACCAAACAACCGAAGCGAGAGTGGGCGGGAAGCGCCAGCGTCAGCTACGGCCGCTACGACGATTTTCGCGGCACCGTCGATCTGACCGGGCCAGTGACGAAAGGGGGTGCCCTCCGGTTTCGCGTGACCGGCGCCTATGACGATGCCGACAGCTTCATCGACTATTGGCACCGCCGCCATGTCTTCGTCGCGCCGGTGCTGGCGGTCGATGCCGGCGACGCGACGACCGTCACGTTGGAAGGCATGTATTCGCGCAACCGGCTGAACGGCTTCTTCAACGGCCTACCCGCCGAAGGCACCGTGCTGCCCAACCCGAACGGCCGGTTCGCGCGTGCGTTGACACTGACCGACCCCACGTTCCGTCCCTCGATCCGCGACGACAGCGACATCACAGCGCGCGTGGAACATGCCTTCAGCGATCGGATACGCTGGCGGACGGCGCTCTCGTGGATGCACGAATATCGCGACGAGGAGGGCGTGCTCGGTCTGCTCGGATGGGCCGACGACACCCAACGCACGCTGTCGCGGGCCGTGCTCGCGTCGGTATCATCCGGCAATACGTGGACCGCACATACCGATCTGGGCGTGGGTTTCGAAACCGGGCCATTCTCTCACGACCTCGTGGCGGGTGGTGAATACACCTGGTTCGACCGACATACGACCGGCGCGACCAGCCTCGCACCCGACCTCGACCTCTTCGCGCCCACCCATCAGATGACGGCGCGGCCAACGACCACGCTGATCCCCAGCCGCAGTACGACGAACGATGAAAGCACGCGCACCGCGGGCCTGTTCGCGCAGGACCGCGTTGCGCTGACGGACCAGATAAAGCTGATCGCCGGTGTCCGCTGGTCCGATTACCGGCAGACGGTGGTGAGCACGCGTGGCAGAGCCGCGGCGCTGACGCGCGACCAGAGCCAGACCGCCTGGACCACCCAGTTCGGCCTTCTCTACACGCCAACGCCTTCGATCTCGCTGTTCGCCAATCGCACCACCTCGTTCCTGCCGGTGCAGGGCATCCGGGCGAGCGGCGAAGCCCTGAAACCCGAGACCGGAACGCAATATGAGGTCGGCGCCAAGGCTGTCCTCCTCGGCGGTGCGTTCGCGCTCAACGGATCGCTCTTCCACTTGAAGCGCGGCGACGTCGCGGTGGCGGACCGGGTCTCGCCCGGCTTCCTCGTCGCGATCGGTGAGCAGGTCGCCAAGGGGTTCGAACTGTCGGCGACCGGGCGGCCGATCGACGGACTCACCCTCTATGCGGGCTATGCCTATATGGATGCCAAGACCACCGAGGACAACGACGCCGCCCTGATCGGCAAGCGTATCCGCAACACGCCCGAGCATAGCGTGGTGTTGCGCGGCGACTATGACGTTCGCACCGGCCCGCTCGTCGGCGTCTCCTTCGGCGGTTCGGCAACCTACACCGGCGACCGCGCCGCCGATATCGAGAACAGTTTCTCGCTGCCGAGCTATTGGCGGATCGATGCGCAGATCGGCTATGCGGTGACCCGCAACGTCAAGCTGGGCGCCAGCCTCGAGAATCTCACCGACGAGCGTTACTACAGCAATGCGTACAGCCTGTTCGAAGTATGGCCCGGCGCGCCGAGAACGTGGCGGGTGAACCTGACGACGAAATTCTGA